The Syntrophorhabdaceae bacterium genome includes a region encoding these proteins:
- a CDS encoding OFA family MFS transporter, protein MSEAAKVFGMSANGGRWIFVILNMVINMCLGAVYAYSVFKKPLEELFNISATQGNLPFMVFIAIFALFTFFAGRFIDKYGPRKVMMLGGIIVGVGWILTTFASSIYMVIVTYSIIGGAGVGIVYGGPVSVATRWFPDKKGLAVGLSLLGFGASAFVTAPLAKTLIGSYGPLNTFGLMGVAFLIVTVILAMPMRFPAPGWIPAGWTPPKGAALAKSLAISDMFKNSSFYGLWLCYTCGTTAGLMAIGISASVGREVIGLDAGMAAFLVSIFAVFNGIGRPIFGALTDKITPRYAAILSFIIILAASFMMLGADKGSTTLYAVAFCGFWLVLGGWLAIGPAATAAFFGLEGYAQKYGVVFSAYGLGAIIGGIISGMAKDTFGSYLKAFYPTAILAIVGIIIAFVMLKPPKKD, encoded by the coding sequence ATGAGTGAAGCGGCGAAAGTATTCGGAATGTCGGCAAATGGAGGGAGATGGATTTTCGTCATCCTTAACATGGTCATCAACATGTGTCTGGGGGCGGTTTACGCGTACAGTGTCTTTAAGAAGCCTCTTGAGGAGCTCTTCAATATCAGTGCGACCCAGGGCAACCTGCCTTTTATGGTATTTATCGCAATATTTGCACTATTTACCTTTTTTGCCGGGAGATTCATCGATAAATACGGACCTCGCAAAGTCATGATGCTGGGCGGCATCATCGTCGGCGTGGGATGGATTCTCACCACTTTTGCATCAAGTATATATATGGTGATCGTAACCTATAGTATCATCGGCGGTGCCGGAGTAGGCATAGTATACGGCGGCCCGGTGTCGGTAGCGACTCGTTGGTTCCCTGATAAGAAAGGCCTCGCCGTGGGGCTGTCCCTTCTCGGATTCGGGGCCTCAGCGTTCGTGACCGCACCCCTTGCCAAGACACTTATCGGCTCCTATGGACCGCTCAATACCTTTGGCCTCATGGGCGTCGCCTTTCTCATCGTCACCGTCATTCTCGCCATGCCCATGAGATTCCCGGCACCGGGGTGGATCCCCGCAGGCTGGACGCCCCCCAAGGGCGCGGCCCTTGCAAAATCCCTTGCCATCAGCGATATGTTCAAGAATAGCAGCTTCTATGGTCTTTGGCTCTGCTATACCTGCGGAACCACTGCCGGCCTTATGGCCATCGGCATCAGCGCCTCCGTGGGGAGAGAAGTGATCGGACTCGATGCGGGCATGGCTGCCTTCCTCGTTTCTATTTTTGCAGTTTTCAACGGCATAGGACGCCCTATCTTTGGCGCCCTCACGGATAAGATTACACCCCGGTATGCCGCGATCCTCTCTTTCATCATTATATTAGCGGCATCTTTCATGATGCTCGGAGCGGACAAGGGCAGCACCACTCTCTACGCGGTGGCCTTCTGCGGGTTCTGGCTGGTCCTCGGCGGCTGGCTCGCCATTGGCCCCGCGGCTACCGCGGCCTTCTTCGGTCTTGAAGGGTACGCCCAGAAATACGGCGTGGTCTTCAGCGCCTACGGACTCGGCGCGATCATAGGGGGCATCATCTCGGGAATGGCCAAGGATACTTTCGGAAGCTATCTCAAAGCCTTCTATCCCACCGCCATCCTGGCAATCGTCGGCATCATAATCGCCTTTGTTATGCTGAAACCGCCGAAAAAAGACTAA
- the rpsG gene encoding 30S ribosomal protein S7, translating to MPRKGHIAKRERVPDLKYNDLVVQRLINCIMLDGKKSTATRIVYGAFNLVEEKVKEEALKIFQKAMDNIKPEIEVKARRVGGATYQVPVEVRVNRKLSLGIRWLIRYSRDRSERTMTERLAGEILDAYNNKGGSVKKREDTHKMAEANKAFAHYRW from the coding sequence ATGCCAAGAAAAGGACATATAGCAAAAAGAGAGAGGGTGCCTGATCTGAAATACAACGACCTTGTTGTTCAGAGGTTGATAAACTGCATCATGCTCGACGGAAAGAAGAGCACGGCAACCAGAATCGTGTATGGAGCATTCAACCTGGTTGAAGAAAAGGTGAAAGAAGAGGCCCTCAAGATTTTTCAGAAGGCCATGGACAATATTAAGCCCGAGATAGAGGTTAAGGCGAGGCGAGTCGGCGGCGCCACGTACCAGGTCCCTGTCGAGGTAAGAGTCAACAGAAAGCTTTCCCTCGGCATACGGTGGCTGATCCGCTATTCAAGGGACCGGTCGGAGAGGACGATGACCGAGCGGCTTGCCGGTGAAATCCTGGATGCCTACAATAATAAAGGCGGGTCTGTTAAAAAGAGAGAAGATACACATAAGATGGCTGAAGCGAACAAGGCTTTCGCGCATTATAGGTGGTAA
- a CDS encoding methyltransferase, translating into MLNSTKDFHQHKLNTLGWELTVCNALHQDGTGIRKILKKDASFGYFLFDHLCGFCDMDRVRNILEIGGGYGYLMRDFLDRNPSLEPVMLDISPVLLEKQRETLKGRRVFFREEDFLETDVSTLRHFDVAIMNENLGDFPTLVDIGKEPLQVGFDHSDPTIRKAAGFIKKYGLELPEGDLCNVNIGALEAVEKLCVSGMDLIYTGEHSCEASPPPALRSHFDMKPSYNPERISLMGHDEYSIRFSHLEQVARSFGYECTRGPFADFIPLRETDEGLRSILASRGRYSDEGEMVYQFVEDLYKYEYLILKRTI; encoded by the coding sequence GTGCTTAATTCTACGAAAGATTTTCACCAACACAAGCTGAATACCCTGGGATGGGAGCTTACCGTGTGCAATGCCCTTCATCAGGACGGCACTGGGATCAGAAAGATCCTCAAGAAAGACGCGTCCTTCGGATACTTCCTCTTCGATCACCTGTGCGGCTTTTGCGATATGGACCGGGTAAGGAATATACTCGAGATCGGTGGGGGCTATGGATACCTTATGAGGGATTTCCTCGACCGGAATCCCTCCCTTGAGCCCGTGATGCTCGATATTTCGCCGGTCCTCCTCGAAAAACAACGGGAAACTTTGAAAGGTAGACGGGTTTTTTTTAGAGAAGAGGATTTCCTGGAGACAGACGTCTCGACCCTGCGGCACTTCGATGTGGCAATCATGAATGAAAACCTGGGTGATTTTCCTACGCTGGTAGACATTGGAAAAGAACCGCTTCAGGTCGGTTTCGACCACTCCGATCCCACTATAAGGAAAGCTGCCGGGTTTATAAAAAAATATGGGCTGGAATTGCCGGAAGGGGACCTGTGCAATGTCAACATAGGGGCCCTTGAAGCCGTGGAGAAGCTTTGTGTCTCCGGAATGGACCTCATTTACACGGGCGAGCACAGTTGCGAGGCAAGCCCTCCACCCGCCCTGAGATCCCATTTTGATATGAAACCGTCATATAACCCGGAAAGAATCTCCCTCATGGGCCATGATGAGTATTCGATCAGGTTTTCCCACCTCGAACAGGTGGCCCGCTCATTCGGTTACGAATGCACCCGCGGACCCTTCGCCGATTTTATACCCTTAAGGGAGACTGACGAAGGACTGCGTTCCATCCTCGCGTCGAGAGGACGGTATAGTGACGAGGGCGAGATGGTATACCAGTTTGTGGAAGACCTCTATAAATATGAATATCTGATTCTGAAGCGGACCATTTAA
- the rpsL gene encoding 30S ribosomal protein S12: protein MPTINQLVRLGRKVVKKKSSSPALTNCPQKRGVCVRVYTTTPKKPNSALRKVARVRLTNSIEVTSYIPGIGHNLQEHSVVLIRGGRVKDLPGVRYHIIRGSLDASGVANRKKSRSKYGAKRPKQ from the coding sequence ATGCCAACCATTAATCAATTAGTGAGGCTAGGGAGGAAGGTCGTCAAGAAGAAAAGTTCCTCTCCCGCACTTACGAACTGCCCGCAGAAGAGGGGCGTGTGCGTGAGGGTATATACGACGACTCCGAAAAAGCCTAACTCGGCATTGAGAAAAGTCGCCCGTGTAAGGTTGACCAACAGCATAGAAGTGACGAGCTATATACCGGGAATCGGGCACAACCTCCAGGAGCACTCCGTTGTTCTTATAAGAGGTGGCAGAGTCAAGGACTTACCGGGCGTAAGATACCATATAATCAGGGGCTCGCTGGATGCAAGCGGCGTAGCGAACAGGAAGAAGAGCAGGTCGAAGTACGGCGCAAAGAGACCGAAACAATAG